A section of the Oreochromis aureus strain Israel breed Guangdong linkage group 22, ZZ_aureus, whole genome shotgun sequence genome encodes:
- the LOC116320489 gene encoding glutathione S-transferase A-like, with protein sequence MAKDMTLWWGSGSPPCWRVMIALEEKKLQGYNQKLLSFEKGEHKSKEVMDVNPRGQLPAFKCGDKIINESYGACFFLECEYKSQGTKLIPENSSEKALVLQRTFEGNTLHQKTVDVFMYNRRVPENERHESAFKRLKETLTGEVQMWEGYLQKTPGGFLAGKNFSMADVIVYPSVALLFRMGLSDKRYPKLSEYHKNLKDRPSIKATWPPLWKDTPGQDFFKDI encoded by the exons ATGGCCAAGGACATGACTCTGTGGTGGGGCTCCGGCTCTCCCCCCTGCTGGCGGGTAATGATCGCTCTGGAGGAGAAGAAACTGCAGGGATACAACCAAAAACTGCTCTCCTTCGAGAAAGGAGAGCACAAGTCAAAGGAAGTCATGGATGTAAACCCCAGGGGACAG CTTCCTGCCTTCAAATGTGGGGACAAAATCATCAACGAGTCCTACGGTGCATGCTTCTTCCTGGAG TGCGAGTACAAGTCCCAGGGAACCAAACTGATCCCTGAGAACTCCAGCGAGAAAGCCCTGGTGCTCCAGCGTACCTTCGAGGGTAACACACTTCACCAGAAAACGG TGGATGTTTTTATGTACAACCGGAGGGTCCCGGAGAATGAAAGGCACGAATCTGCCTTTAAGAGACTCAAGGAGACGCTGACTGGTGAGGTGCAGATGTGGGAGGGATACCTGCAGAAG ACACCAGGCGGTTTCCTGGCGGGAAAGAACTTTTCAATGGCTGATGTGATTGTTTATCCAAGCGTTGCTCTTCTCTTCCGCATGGG GCTAAGTGACAAACGTTACCCCAAACTGTCAGAATACCATAAAAATCTGAAGGACAGACCCAGCATCAAAGCCACCTGGCCTCCACTTTGGAAGGACACCCCTGGACAGGacttttttaaagacatctga